The Symphalangus syndactylus isolate Jambi chromosome 8, NHGRI_mSymSyn1-v2.1_pri, whole genome shotgun sequence genome includes a window with the following:
- the LOC129488095 gene encoding intraflagellar transport protein 70A → MAGLSGAQIPDGEFTAVVYRLIRDARYAEAVQLLGRELQRSPRSRAGLSLLGYCYYRLQEFALAAECYEQLGQLHPELEQYRLYQAQALYKACLYPEATRVAFFLLDNPAYHSRVLRLQAAIKYSEGDLPGCRSLVEQLLSGEGGEESGGENETDGQVNLGCLLYKEGQYEAACSKFSAALQASGYQPDLSYNLALAYYSSRQYASALKHIAEIIERGIRQHPELGVGMTTEGFDVRSVGNTLVLHQTALVEAFNLKAAIEYQLRNYEVAQETLTDMPPRAEEELDPVTLHNQALMNMDTRPTEGFEKLQFLLQQNPFPPETFGNLLLLYCKYEYFDLAADVLAENAHLTYKFLTHYLYDFLDAVITCQTAPEEAFVKLDGLAGMLTEQLRRLTKQVQEARHNRDDEAIKKAVNEYDETMEKYIPVLMAQAKIYWNLENYPMVEKIFRKSVEFCNDHDVWKLNVAHVLFMQENKYKEAIGFYEPIVKKHYDNILNVSAIVLANLCVSYIMTSQNEEAEELMRKIEKEEEQLSYDDPNRKMYHLCIVNLVIGTLYCAKGNYEFGISRVIKSLEPYNKKLGTDTWYYAKRCFLSLLENMSKHMIVIHDSVIQECVQFLRHCELYGTNIPAVIEQPLEEERMHVGKNTVTDESRQLKALIYEIIGWNK, encoded by the coding sequence ATGGCTGGCCTGAGCGGCGCGCAGATCCCGGACGGGGAGTTTACCGCGGTAGTGTACCGGCTCATCCGCGATGCCCGCTACGCCGAGGCGGTGCAGCTGCTGGGCCGAGAGCTGCAGCGGAGCCCTAGGAGCCGCGCCGGCCTGTCGCTGCTAGGCTACTGCTACTACCGCCTGCAGGAGTTCGCGCTGGCGGCCGAGTGCTATGAGCAGCTGGGCCAGCTGCACCCGGAACTGGAGCAGTACCGCCTGTACCAGGCCCAGGCCCTGTACAAGGCCTGCCTTTATCCGGAGGCCACTCGGGTTGCCTTCTTTCTCCTGGATAACCCCGCCTACCACAGCCGGGTCCTCCGCCTGCAAGCTGCCATCAAGTATAGCGAGGGCGATCTGCCAGGGTGCAGGAGCCTGGTGGAGCAGCTGCTGAGTGGGGAAGGGGGAGAAGAAAGTGGAGGCGAGAATGAGACCGATGGCCAGGTCAACCTGGGTTGTTTGCTCTACAAGGAGGGACAGTATGAAGCTGCATGCTCCAAGTTTTCTGCCGCACTGCAGGCCTCAGGCTACCAGCCTGACCTTTCCTACAACCTGGCTTTGGCCTATTACAGCAGCCGACAGTATGCCTCAGCGCTGAAGCATATCGCTGAGATTATTGAGCGTGGCATCCGCCAGCACCCTGAGCTAGGTGTGGGCATGACCACCGAGGGCTTTGATGTTCGCAGTGTTGGCAACACCTTAGTCCTCCATCAGACTGCTCTGGTGGAAGCCTTCAACCTTAAGGCAGCCATAGAATACCAACTGAGAAACTATGAGGTAGCTCAAGAAACCCTCACTGACATGCCACCCAGGGCAGAGGAAGAGTTGGACCCTGTGACCCTACACAACCAGGCACTAATGAACATGGATACCAGGCCTACAGAAGGGTTTGAAAAGCTACAGTTTTTGCTCCAACAGAATCCCTTTCCTCCAGAGACTTTTGGCAACCTGTTGCTGCTCTACTGTAAATATGAGTATTTTGACCTAGCAGCAGATGTCCTGGCAGAAAATGCCCATTTGACGTATAAGTTCCTCACACACTATCTTTATGACTTCTTGGACGCCGTGATCACTTGCCAGACAGCTCCTGAAGAGGCTTTCGTTAAGCTTGATGGGCTAGCAGGGATGCTGACTGAGCAGCTTCGGAGACTCACCAAGCAAGTACAGGAAGCAAGACACAATAGAGATGATGAAGCTATCAAAAAGGCAGTGAATGAATATGATGAAACCATGGAGAAATATATTCCTGTGTTGATGGCTCAGGCAAAAATCTACTGGAATCTTGAAAATTATCCAATGGTGGAAAAGATCTTCCGCAAATCTGTGGAATTCTGTAACGACCATGATGTGTGGAAGTTGAATGTGGCTCATGTTCTGTTCATGcaggaaaacaaatacaaagaagCCATTGGTTTTTATGAACCCATAGTCAAGAAGCATTATGATAACATCCTGAATGTCAGTGCTATTGTACTGGCTAATCTCTGTGTTTCCTATATTATGACAAGTCAAAATGAAGAAGCAGAGGAGTTGATGAGGAAgattgaaaaggaggaagagcAGCTCTCTTATGATGACCCAAATAGGAAAATGTACCATCTCTGCATTGTGAATTTGGTGATAGGAACTCTTTATTGTGCCAAAGGAAACTATGAGTTTGGTATTTCTCGAGTTATCAAAAGCTTGGAGCCTTATAATAAAAAGCTGGGAACAGATACCTGGTATTATGCCAAAAGATGCTTCCTGTCCTTGTTAGAAAACATGTCAAAACACATGATAGTCATTCATGACAGTGTTATTCAAGAATGTGTCCAGTTTTTAAGACACTGTGAACTTTATGGCACAAACATACCTGCTGTTATTGAACAACCcctggaagaagaaagaatgcaTGTTGGGAAGAATACAGTCACAGATGAGTCCAGACAATTGAAAGCTTTGATTTATGAGATTATAGGATGGAATAAGTAG